The following are encoded in a window of Paramormyrops kingsleyae isolate MSU_618 chromosome 12, PKINGS_0.4, whole genome shotgun sequence genomic DNA:
- the tkfc gene encoding triokinase/FMN cyclase: protein MEVPKKLLNSVDSCVDEALSGIISSNSGLSLLKGHRVVVRSDLETLRNRVALVSGGGSGHEPAHAGYVGAGMLSAAVAGSVFASPPPSSVLAAILTLRQAGASGVLLIVKNYTGDRLNFGLALEQARARGVPVAMVIVADDCAFVQPSKAGRRGLCGTLLIHKMAGALAEEGRSLDEIVTIVTEAVKDIGTLGVSMSPCSVPGCVPSFELPPGEMELGLGIHGEAGIQRLKIGSADEVVKIMIDHMTNPTSQSHLPLNTGDTVVLCVNNLGALSCLEMAVVTRAALTCLEGRGVRVARVTSGTFMTSLEMTGVSLTLMRTDEERLRLFDAKTTAPNWPNLSRGAVSGRNCIVELPKSVLATELSAEKEGPLSAVTRRVLEAVCTTLLNQREQLNTLDRASGDGDCGNTHALAARAIQEWIHSHVIPGCPGKVLSALAGLVQEHMGGSSGALYSLFLTAAATPLSGRSDSAAWADALHAGTEAMRRYGGADPGDRTMLDALCPALDELRKLSEVPPGGEMAIWQAAVQKAESGAESTRNLTARAGRASYVAAERVTLPDPGAVAVAAILRTVIAALGSDK, encoded by the exons ATGGAG GTTCCAAAAAAGCTTCTGAATTCAGTGGACAGCTGTGTGGATGAGGCGCTGTCGGGGATCATAAGCAGCAACAGTGGGCTGTCCCTGCTTAAGGGCCACAGGGTGGTGGTGCGTTCCGACCTTGAGACTCTGAGGAACCGAGTGGCATTGGTGTCAGGAGGCGGCTCTGGACATGAACCGGCACACGCAG GGTACGTGGGAGCGGGGATGCTGTCGGCGGCAGTGGCCGGCTCCGTGTTTgcttcccccccacccagcagcGTGCTGGCTGCCATCCTCACCCTCCGGCAGGCTGGGGCCAGCGGGGTGCTGCTCATCGTGAAGAATTACACTGGTGACCGGCTCAACTTCGGCCTGGCGTTGGAGCAGGCCCGGGCCCGGGGTGTGCCAGTCGCCATGGTGATCGTTGCTGACGATTGCGCCTTTGTCCAGCCCAGCAAGGCAGGGCGGAGGGGCCTTTGCGGCACTCTGCTTATTCACAAG ATGGCTGGGGCTCTGGCTGAAGAGGGCCGTTCATTGGACGAGATTGTCACCATAGTAACAGAAGCAGTGAAGGACATCG GCACCCTGGGAGTCAGCATGTCCCCATGCAGTGTCCCTGGCTGTGTGCCCTCCTTTGAACTGCCCCCAGGGGAGATGGAGCTGGGCTTGG GAATACATGGGGAAGCAGGCATACAAAGATTAAAG ATTGGCTCAGCAGATGAGGTAGTGAAGATTATGATAGATCACATGACTAATCCCACCAGCCAATCACACCTGCCACTTAATACAG GGGACACCGTGGTGCTCTGTGTGAATAACCTGGGAGCCTTGTCCTGTCTGGAGATGGCCGTGGTGACCAGAGCTGCCCTAACCTGCCTGG AGGGGCGTGGCGTTCGCGTCGCCCGGGTCACGTCTGGGACGTTCATGACATCGCTGGAGATGACCGGCGTGTCTCTCACACTCATGCGGACTGACGAGGAAAGGCTGCGGCTTTTCG ATGCTAAAACCACAGCCCCCAACTGGCCCAACCTCAGCCGTGGTGCGGTGAGCGGACGGAACTGCATTGTGGAGCTGCCGAAGAGTGTCTTAGCTACAGAGCTGTCAGCAGAAAAAGAAG GTCCTCTCAGTGCTGTGACACGAAGAGTTCTGGAAGCAGTTTGTACTACTCTGCTGAATCAGCGGGAGCAGCTGAACACCTTGGATCGTGCATCAGGGGACGGGGACTGCGGGAACACGCATGCACTCGCTGCACGTG CCATCCAAGAGTGGATCCATAGTCATGTGATCCCGGGTTGCCCAGGGAAGGTTCTGTCTGCCCTCGCCGGATTGGTGCAGGAGCACATGGGCGGGTCTTCTGGGGCG CTGTACAGCCTGTTTTTAACAGCCGCTGCAACCCCTCTGAGTGGACGTAGTGACTCTGCAGCCTGGGCTGATGcattgcatgctgggacagaGGCTATGAGGAG GTATGGAGGAGCAGATCCTGGTGACCGAACCATG CTTGATGCCCTTTGCCCAGCACTTGATGAACTGAGGAAACTTTCAGaggtgccccctggtggtgagATGGCTATTTGGCAGGCTGCCGTGCAG